The following proteins are encoded in a genomic region of Catharus ustulatus isolate bCatUst1 chromosome 4, bCatUst1.pri.v2, whole genome shotgun sequence:
- the MYF5 gene encoding myogenic factor 5: MEVMDSCKFSPSELFYDSSCLSSPEGEFPEDFEPRDLPPFSAHGPPEPVCSEEEEHVRAPTGHHQAGHCLMWACKACKRKSTTMDRRKAATMRERRRLKKVNQAFETLKRCTTANPNQRLPKVEILRNAIRYIESLQELLREQVENYYHLPGQSCSEPTSPSSSCSDGMADCGSPVWSARGSSFDAVYCAEMAHGYAAEQSSALSSLDCLSSIVDRLSPAEEPGLSLRDADSLSPSASMDSGPETPGTPLPRRTYQAL, encoded by the exons atggaggtgatggACAGCTGCAAGTTCTCCCCGTCCGAGCTCTTCTACgacagctcctgcctctcctccccggAGGGCGAGTTCCCCGAGGATTTTGAACCCAGGGATCTGCCTCCTTTTAGCGCCCACGGGCCCCCCGAGCCTGTCTGCTCCGAGGAAGAGGAGCATGTCCGAGCTCCCACTGGCCACCACCAAGCTGGTCACTGCCTCATGTGGGCTTGCAAAGCCTGCAAAAGAAAATCCACCACAATGGACCGGCGGAAGGCAGCCACcatgagggagaggaggaggctgaagAAAGTGAACCAGGCTTTCGAGACCCTGAAGAGATGCACCACTGCCAACCCCAACCAAAGACTCCCCAAAGTAGAGATCCTGAGAAATGCCATCAGATACATCGAGAGCCTCCAGGAGCTCTTGCGGGAGCAGGTAGAAAACTACTATCACCTGCCGGGACAGAGTTGCTCCGAACCGACCAGCCCCAGTTCCAGCTGCTCCGATGGGATG GCCGACTGCGGCAGCCCCGTTTGGTCGGCGAGAGGCAGCAGCTTCGACGCCGTCTACTGCGCCGAGATGGCCCACG GGTACGCCGCCGAGCAGAGCAGcgccctgtccagcctggactGCCTCTCCAGCATCGTGGACCGTCTCTCCCCGGCGGAGGAACCGGGGCTGTCCCTCCGTGACGCCGACTCCCTGTCGCCCAGCGCCAGCATGGACTCGGGGCCGGAGACGCCCGGGACGCCGCTGCCCCGACGGACCTACCAGGCGCTATGA
- the MYF6 gene encoding myogenic factor 6 produces MMDLFETGSYFFYLDGENGALQQLEMAEGSPLYPGSDGTLSPCQDQMQPEAGSDSSGEEHVLAPPGLQPPHFPGQCLIWACKTCKRKSAPTDRRKAATLRERRRLKKINEAFEALKRRTVANPNQRLPKVEILRSAISYIERLQDLLHRLDQQEKMQEIGGDPFSFSPKQGNIPNSDFLSTCSSDWQSVSDHSRALGVSPKEGVSVVESSASSSLRCLSSIVDSISSDDPKLPSAEEAVEK; encoded by the exons ATGATGGACCTTTTTGAAACTGGCTCCTATTTCTTCTACTTGGATGGGGAGAatggagccctgcagcagctggagatggCTGAGGGATCCCCGCTGTACCCAGGGAGCGATGGCACCTTGTCTCCATGTCAGGACCAAATGCAGCCAGAGGCCGGCAGTGACAGTAGCGGAGAGGAGCATGTGCTGGCACCCCCGGGACTACAACCCCCTCACTTCCCCGGCCAGTGTTTGATCTGGGCTTGTAAAACTTGCAAGAGAAAGTCGGCCCCCACGGACAGGCGGAAAGCAGCCACCCTGcgggagaggagaaggctgaAGAAGATCAACGAAGCCTTCGAGGCTCTGAAAAGGCGGACTGTGGCGAACCCCAACCAGAGGCTGCCCAAGGTGGAGATACTGAGGAGCGCCATCAGCTACATCGAGAGGCTGCAGGACCTCTTGCACAGGCTGGatcagcaggagaaaatgcagGAGATCGGGGGGGACCCCTTCAGCTTCAGTCCCAAGCAGGGAAAT ATCCCCAATTCGGACTTcctgagcacctgcagctccGACTGGCAAAGCGTTTCTGACCATTCCCGAGCCCTAGGAGTCAGCCCCAAAGAAG GAGTCTCCGTTGTCGAGTCGTCGGCCTCCAGCAGCCTTCGCTGCCTCTCTTCAATAGTGGACAGTATTTCTTCCGACGATCCCAAACTGCCCAGCGCAGAGGAAGCGGTGGAGAAATAA